The proteins below are encoded in one region of Amycolatopsis acidiphila:
- a CDS encoding cysteine hydrolase family protein, with product MELAELVDPSQAAVVVSEMQRGVVGDLASPATRELGDAVRAAGLIGQLATLTAAARRAGVPVVHATLQFRPRHVGTRINTPLMAVTLGRDPGYLRAGSPAAEIVPELAPGPDDVVHARHHGMSAFAGTDFDMVLRSLDVRTLVIGGVSLNEAVLGMAVEAVNLGYRVAVVRDAVLGLPLSFAQDLLRYAIALLGATPTVAEVAALWTKDSA from the coding sequence ATGGAACTGGCCGAGCTGGTCGATCCGTCGCAGGCGGCCGTCGTCGTCTCCGAGATGCAGCGCGGTGTCGTCGGCGACCTGGCGTCGCCGGCCACCCGCGAACTCGGCGACGCTGTCCGCGCCGCGGGGTTGATCGGACAGCTGGCGACGCTGACCGCGGCCGCACGCCGTGCCGGGGTGCCGGTCGTGCACGCGACGCTCCAGTTCCGGCCCCGTCACGTCGGGACGCGGATCAACACCCCGCTGATGGCGGTCACCCTCGGGCGGGACCCCGGGTACCTGCGAGCGGGCTCGCCGGCCGCCGAGATCGTGCCCGAGCTGGCGCCCGGGCCGGACGACGTCGTGCACGCCCGCCACCACGGGATGTCGGCCTTCGCCGGCACCGACTTCGACATGGTGCTGCGCAGCCTGGACGTGCGCACGCTGGTGATCGGCGGGGTGTCGCTCAACGAGGCGGTGCTCGGGATGGCCGTCGAGGCGGTCAACCTGGGCTACCGGGTGGCCGTCGTCCGCGACGCCGTGCTCGGGCTTCCGTTGTCGTTCGCGCAGGACTTGTTGCGCTACGCGATCGCGCTGCTCGGTGCCACACCGACCGTGGCCGAAGTGGCCGCACTCTGGACGAAGGACAGCGCATGA
- a CDS encoding LLM class F420-dependent oxidoreductase, with translation MKFDLQHATADPAWTPAILSPSAVTRFARAAEDSGYSSIGFTDHPAPSAKWVRNGGEGSADPFSALGFCAAVTSRIRLLTWVLVLPYRNPFLTAHQTASLDALSGGRLVLGVGTGYLRGEFRALGMDFETRRERFDEALEVLRAAWSGAEITREGDGFSARATLPRPGPVQRPGPPLWVHGNSRWGRLRAARHAEGWVAILATGRLARTMRTAPIDGLDELSRHIAQLRTLTVEQGRPAGAVEVVVSGHWPLLDIRRGWDTARLEDDVGALAERGVDRVVVVVCGDDPGAAEDTVGKLGEELIAPAH, from the coding sequence GTGAAGTTCGACCTGCAGCACGCCACGGCCGACCCCGCCTGGACGCCGGCGATCCTCTCGCCCTCGGCGGTGACCCGCTTCGCCCGCGCCGCGGAGGACAGCGGGTACTCCTCGATCGGGTTCACCGACCATCCGGCGCCGTCGGCCAAGTGGGTGCGCAACGGGGGAGAGGGCAGCGCGGACCCGTTCTCCGCGCTGGGTTTCTGCGCCGCCGTGACCTCCCGGATCCGCCTGTTGACGTGGGTACTGGTGCTGCCGTACCGCAACCCGTTCCTCACCGCGCACCAGACGGCCAGCCTGGACGCCCTCAGCGGCGGGCGGCTGGTCCTCGGCGTCGGCACCGGCTACCTGCGTGGCGAGTTCCGGGCGCTCGGGATGGATTTCGAGACGCGGCGGGAGCGGTTCGACGAAGCCCTGGAAGTGCTGCGTGCGGCGTGGTCGGGTGCCGAGATCACCCGCGAGGGCGACGGTTTCTCCGCCCGCGCGACGCTCCCGCGGCCGGGTCCGGTCCAGCGGCCCGGCCCGCCGCTGTGGGTGCACGGCAACAGCCGGTGGGGGCGGCTGCGGGCGGCCCGCCACGCCGAAGGCTGGGTGGCGATCCTCGCGACCGGCCGGCTCGCCAGGACCATGCGGACCGCGCCCATCGACGGGCTGGACGAGCTGTCCCGGCACATCGCGCAGCTGCGGACGCTGACGGTCGAGCAGGGGCGCCCGGCCGGTGCCGTCGAGGTCGTGGTGAGCGGCCACTGGCCGTTGCTCGACATCCGGCGCGGGTGGGACACGGCGCGGCTGGAGGACGACGTGGGCGCGTTGGCCGAGCGCGGGGTGGACCGCGTGGTGGTCGTCGTCTGCGGGGACGACCCCGGCGCGGCCGAGGACACCGTAGGAAAGCTGGGCGAGGAGCTCATCGCCCCGGCTCACTGA
- a CDS encoding Gfo/Idh/MocA family protein — protein sequence MALRVGIVGVGWGAHVQVPAYRAAGGFEPVALCARTPERLGKVAGRLGIEDTSTDWRSFVTRDDLDVVSVATPTALHHEITVAALAAGKAVLCEKPLATDPAQAREMVKAAESAGRPTGCCFENRWNPEWLAITERVGAGLLGTAYFARVSRSASYWRPERPLQATWMYDRAQGGGYLAGMLVHDLDYLCTLLGRPTAVCAEVRSSIPVRSLPGGGTLEVTADDTSALLMRMDSGALAVLSVSTIGAHADHFRLELFGADGTVIGDGTLRETGYRAGAATDDGLATLTPAERSPAAPDQLPHGLAGHASRAMALMLEDWLPAFEGKPTPIPTFADGLLSLEIIDAAHRSAEGGGWVPVRA from the coding sequence ATGGCACTGCGGGTCGGCATCGTGGGGGTCGGCTGGGGAGCGCACGTCCAGGTTCCCGCCTACCGGGCGGCCGGGGGATTCGAGCCGGTCGCGCTCTGCGCCCGCACGCCCGAACGGCTCGGCAAGGTCGCCGGCCGCCTGGGGATCGAGGACACGTCCACCGACTGGCGCTCCTTCGTCACCCGCGACGACCTCGACGTGGTCTCGGTGGCCACGCCCACCGCACTGCACCACGAGATCACCGTGGCCGCACTCGCCGCGGGCAAGGCGGTGCTGTGCGAGAAACCGCTGGCGACCGATCCGGCTCAGGCCCGCGAGATGGTCAAGGCGGCCGAGTCCGCGGGGCGGCCGACGGGATGCTGCTTCGAGAACCGGTGGAACCCGGAGTGGCTCGCCATCACCGAACGCGTCGGCGCCGGCCTGCTCGGCACGGCGTACTTCGCCCGGGTCAGCCGCAGCGCGTCCTACTGGCGTCCCGAACGGCCCTTGCAGGCCACCTGGATGTACGACCGCGCCCAGGGCGGCGGCTACCTCGCCGGGATGCTGGTGCACGACCTCGACTACCTCTGCACGTTGCTCGGCCGTCCCACCGCCGTGTGCGCCGAGGTGCGCAGCAGCATCCCGGTCCGCTCGCTGCCCGGCGGCGGGACGCTGGAGGTCACCGCCGACGACACCTCGGCGCTGCTGATGCGGATGGACTCGGGCGCGCTCGCCGTGCTGAGCGTGTCGACGATCGGCGCCCACGCCGACCATTTCCGGCTGGAGCTCTTCGGCGCCGACGGCACGGTGATCGGCGACGGCACCCTGCGGGAGACCGGCTACCGGGCGGGCGCGGCCACCGACGACGGTCTCGCGACGCTGACGCCCGCCGAGCGGTCGCCGGCCGCACCGGATCAGTTGCCGCACGGCCTCGCCGGCCACGCGAGCCGCGCGATGGCCCTCATGCTCGAGGACTGGCTGCCGGCCTTCGAGGGCAAACCGACGCCGATACCGACGTTCGCCGACGGGCTGCTCAGCCTGGAGATCATCGACGCCGCCCACCGCAGCGCCGAGGGCGGCGGCTGGGTGCCGGTGCGAGCGTGA
- a CDS encoding CaiB/BaiF CoA transferase family protein, with product MTGTGPLSGLRVLELAGLGSVAVAAMTLADLGADVVRLDRPSGPYPVSDGDPILRGRRHVRADLKTAEGRAAALELAASADVLLESLRPGVAERLGVGPRICLARNPRLVYARVTGWGQDGPMSHLGGHDLNYVALTGVLRALGRADERPAPPLNLLGFAGGAIFGVVGVLAALREVERSGRGQVVDAAIVDGVGLLAQMVWSFRQRGQWTEERESNLFDGHAPFYDTYRCADGEFVAVAAMEPVFYANLLDGLGLAGEDLPAQLDEKGWPVLRARFTEVFAGRTRDEWAAVFEGRDACLTPVLRFSEAAVHPHLAARSAVVSRDGVQQAAPAPRFSRTTTSAAPPPVPDSLTAVLADWRDR from the coding sequence GTGACGGGAACGGGACCGCTGAGCGGGCTGCGGGTGCTGGAGCTCGCCGGCCTGGGTTCGGTCGCCGTCGCGGCGATGACCCTGGCCGACCTCGGTGCCGACGTGGTGCGGCTCGACCGGCCCTCGGGGCCCTACCCGGTGTCCGACGGCGATCCGATCCTGCGCGGGCGGCGCCACGTGCGTGCCGATCTCAAGACCGCCGAAGGCCGCGCGGCGGCGCTGGAGCTCGCCGCCTCCGCCGACGTCCTGCTCGAGTCCCTGCGGCCCGGCGTGGCCGAACGGCTCGGGGTCGGCCCGCGGATCTGCCTGGCCCGCAACCCGCGGCTGGTCTACGCCCGGGTCACCGGCTGGGGCCAGGACGGGCCGATGTCGCACCTGGGCGGGCACGACCTCAACTACGTCGCACTGACCGGGGTGCTGCGTGCGCTGGGCCGCGCGGACGAGCGCCCCGCACCGCCGCTGAACCTGCTCGGCTTCGCGGGCGGGGCGATCTTCGGCGTCGTCGGCGTGCTCGCGGCACTGCGCGAGGTCGAGCGCTCGGGGCGCGGTCAGGTCGTCGACGCGGCGATCGTCGACGGGGTCGGGCTGCTCGCACAGATGGTCTGGTCCTTCCGTCAGCGCGGGCAGTGGACCGAGGAGCGCGAAAGCAACCTCTTCGACGGCCACGCGCCGTTCTACGACACCTACCGCTGCGCCGACGGCGAGTTCGTCGCGGTCGCCGCGATGGAGCCGGTCTTCTACGCCAACCTCCTCGACGGGCTGGGCCTGGCCGGCGAGGACCTGCCCGCGCAGCTGGACGAGAAGGGCTGGCCGGTGTTGCGCGCCCGGTTCACCGAGGTCTTCGCCGGGCGCACGCGCGACGAGTGGGCCGCGGTGTTCGAGGGCCGCGACGCCTGCCTGACGCCGGTGCTGAGGTTCAGCGAGGCCGCCGTCCACCCGCATCTGGCCGCCCGGTCGGCGGTCGTCAGCCGCGACGGCGTCCAGCAGGCGGCTCCCGCGCCGCGGTTCTCCCGGACCACGACGAGCGCCGCCCCGCCCCCGGTGCCGGACTCGCTCACCGCCGTGCTCGCCGACTGGCGGGACCGCTGA
- a CDS encoding TetR/AcrR family transcriptional regulator encodes MDESAERTVDTSDAAEGKLGPRAARTRNAILQASKQLFLDRGYAGTRINNITDACGISRAGFYTYFRDKREIFNTLGEATYHELLEVIGALDDLPRPASRADLEGWIRRYFAFMDEHGAFILSAQSGPSDEDVRVASNRMQMRVAFLLGVDLRGRQKHPTAAPEALGLAAQAMMDRSWYHCRAQQLPIDEDDVIGVITDFFVAALAG; translated from the coding sequence ATGGACGAGTCAGCAGAACGGACGGTCGACACGAGCGACGCCGCGGAGGGCAAGCTCGGCCCGCGGGCGGCGCGCACGCGCAACGCCATCCTGCAGGCCTCGAAGCAGCTGTTCCTCGACCGCGGCTACGCGGGCACCCGGATCAACAACATCACCGACGCGTGCGGTATCTCCCGAGCCGGGTTCTACACCTACTTCCGCGACAAGCGGGAAATCTTCAACACCCTCGGCGAGGCGACCTACCACGAGCTGCTCGAGGTGATCGGCGCCCTGGACGACCTGCCCCGGCCGGCGTCCCGCGCCGACCTCGAGGGCTGGATCCGGCGGTACTTCGCGTTCATGGACGAGCACGGCGCGTTCATCCTGTCCGCGCAGTCGGGTCCGTCCGACGAGGACGTCCGGGTCGCGAGCAACCGGATGCAGATGCGGGTGGCGTTCCTGCTCGGGGTCGACCTGCGCGGCCGCCAGAAACATCCCACCGCCGCACCGGAGGCGCTCGGACTGGCCGCCCAGGCCATGATGGACCGCTCCTGGTATCACTGCCGCGCGCAGCAGCTGCCCATCGACGAGGACGACGTCATCGGCGTCATCACCGACTTCTTCGTGGCCGCGCTGGCGGGCTGA
- a CDS encoding thiolase family protein — protein MSGGPFAGKAVLTGAGKSQVGRRLGRTGLELTVEAVLRAIADAGLRPEDVDGIASYPGPGVPDPGFSGANVHDVRNALGLRSRWYLSATETAAQIGPAIEACMAVTLGLADHVVVFRSVWESTAQASRGRASVLFAGGQLPPHLEYTGPFGALSAANWLAMPAQRYMHEFGLAREHLGTIALNARRNAGLNPDAIYRDPMTMDDYLGARMISEPLCLYDCDVPCDGATAVVISRRDAAKGLPRHPLTVESVGTGMFERATWDQRADLTTMAAHDAAATLWDRTRLRPADVDVAQLYDGFSFLTVMWLEALGFCEHGKVGEFLDDGGRIALEGTLPLNTSGGQLSGGRLHGMGFLHEACVQLWGEGGERQVAGDPEVAVVGVGGGPVGGAMLLSTR, from the coding sequence ATGAGCGGCGGGCCGTTCGCGGGCAAGGCGGTGCTCACGGGTGCGGGCAAGTCCCAGGTCGGCCGCAGGCTCGGGCGCACCGGGCTGGAGCTGACGGTCGAGGCGGTCCTGCGTGCGATCGCCGACGCGGGTCTGCGGCCCGAGGACGTCGACGGCATCGCCAGCTATCCCGGCCCCGGCGTGCCCGATCCCGGGTTCTCCGGCGCGAACGTGCACGACGTGCGCAACGCGCTCGGCCTGCGCAGCCGCTGGTACCTCTCCGCGACCGAGACCGCGGCGCAGATCGGTCCGGCCATCGAGGCCTGCATGGCGGTGACGCTCGGGCTCGCCGACCACGTGGTCGTGTTCCGGTCGGTGTGGGAGTCCACCGCGCAGGCCAGCCGCGGCCGGGCCTCGGTGCTGTTCGCCGGCGGTCAGCTGCCACCGCACCTGGAGTACACCGGCCCCTTCGGCGCCCTCTCGGCGGCCAACTGGCTGGCCATGCCGGCCCAGCGGTACATGCACGAGTTCGGCCTCGCCCGCGAGCACCTGGGCACCATCGCGCTCAACGCGCGCCGCAACGCCGGGCTCAACCCCGACGCGATCTACCGCGATCCGATGACGATGGACGACTACCTCGGCGCGCGGATGATCTCGGAACCGCTGTGCCTGTACGACTGCGACGTCCCCTGCGACGGGGCCACCGCCGTCGTCATCTCCCGCCGGGACGCCGCGAAGGGCCTGCCGCGCCATCCGCTGACCGTCGAGTCGGTCGGTACCGGCATGTTCGAGCGCGCCACCTGGGACCAGCGCGCGGACCTGACGACCATGGCGGCGCACGACGCCGCGGCGACCTTGTGGGACCGGACCCGCCTGCGCCCTGCCGACGTGGACGTCGCGCAGCTCTACGACGGCTTCAGCTTCCTGACCGTGATGTGGCTGGAGGCGCTCGGGTTCTGCGAGCACGGCAAGGTCGGCGAGTTCCTCGACGACGGCGGGCGGATCGCGCTCGAGGGGACGCTGCCGCTCAACACCAGTGGCGGCCAGCTCTCGGGCGGGCGCCTGCACGGCATGGGCTTCCTGCACGAGGCGTGCGTCCAGCTCTGGGGCGAGGGCGGCGAGCGGCAGGTCGCGGGCGATCCCGAGGTCGCGGTCGTCGGCGTCGGCGGCGGGCCGGTCGGCGGCGCGATGCTGCTGAGCACCCGCTGA
- a CDS encoding Zn-ribbon domain-containing OB-fold protein, which produces MTSYVRPEQRLLPSPSPESAKLWTGGLDGQLLIHRCRSCHRFFHPPGPVCWRCHSLEVGPEPVSGRATVAAFTINRQPWVPGFAPPYVVAMVELADEPDVRLITNIVDIAPEDVRIGLEVEVFFEEWEGPDCMLALPLFRPAGGKR; this is translated from the coding sequence GTGACCAGCTATGTCCGGCCCGAGCAGCGGTTGCTGCCCAGTCCCAGTCCGGAGTCGGCGAAGTTGTGGACAGGCGGCCTCGACGGGCAGCTGCTGATCCACCGCTGCCGGTCCTGCCACCGTTTCTTCCACCCCCCGGGGCCGGTCTGCTGGCGGTGCCACAGCCTGGAGGTCGGCCCGGAGCCGGTGTCGGGGCGCGCCACCGTCGCCGCGTTCACGATCAACCGGCAGCCCTGGGTGCCCGGGTTCGCGCCGCCCTACGTCGTGGCCATGGTCGAGCTGGCCGATGAGCCCGACGTCCGGCTCATCACCAACATCGTCGACATCGCGCCGGAGGACGTCCGGATCGGACTCGAGGTGGAAGTGTTCTTCGAGGAATGGGAAGGCCCGGACTGCATGCTCGCGCTGCCGCTGTTCCGGCCGGCTGGGGGGAAGCGATGA